In Channa argus isolate prfri chromosome 15, Channa argus male v1.0, whole genome shotgun sequence, the DNA window ATGCAACAGACACCCACAGTGGATCTGCTGTGTCTTAGTGACAGAAAAgcattgtgctgtttttttatttttattttattgtctttgtcgTGTCCTGGTCTCAATCTTTGTGTGTGAACACAGATACTATCTGCCCAGAAAGTTTTCTCGCTGCAGTGCTGATGAGTACATCCAGTTCTTGCTCCAAGGGGGTGGGAGCTGCCTCTTTAACAAGCCAAACAAGGTGAGGGACATGTGGGGATTTGGGAAGTGCTGATAGAAGCTGCCTATTATTTATAGACTAATGAATAATCAAAACTTCCATCAGAagctttactttatttactttatggAATTGTTGCCCATTGGTCACGTCTCCATAATAACGTCTGTACAACAATCTCCTGTATTACTGAAAGTCCTTGTTCTGCTTCCCtcttactgtacagtatatgctgtATGCAGTCATATGTGTGCTTTATCTCACAGCTATTGGACCCTCCAGAGTGTGGGAATGGCTTTGTGGAGACAGGGGAAGAGTGTGACTGTGGATCCCAGGTGGTGAGTAACAAGTTATacataatacagtatataaagcaCATATAGGTGGGCAGCATCTCCATGTTCTCTTTCTGAGCACCGTAGAATAGAGTGTTTGCTGGAACGGTACTGAACATTTCGTTTCATGTCTGTGGCTGCAGGAGTGTGCCCGTAGTGGAGGAGCCTGCTGTAAAAAGTGCACACTTACCCATGATGCCATGTGTAGTAATGGACTCTGCTGCAGTGGCTGCAAGGTGAGTCAATCTATTTAGCAGTGAGAGTCAGTTAAAAGAGCACTGAATACTCTGAAAAATCTTATAATCTAATTCAATGTGATTTCTCTAAAATGAATGTGGTTATAAATTAGATAATTATTTATTCCTCTTTGTGTGCCCTGTCATTTAACAAAGACCAGACTAGTGTTGCTTATATTTTCATACTTTTCCGACACTCTGTATGGTGCCCGGCCTAATCATGCATTAGTAATCATGATAACTGATAAGACTAGTCCAGCCTTTAACTTGATACCTTTTGATGCTGTGTTGTAGTATGAGCAGAGAGGTGTAGTGTGTCGAGATGCTGTGAATGACTGTGATATCCCAGAGACCTGCACTGGAGACTCCAGCCAGGTAGAGTTGGCTTTATGTGactttggaaaaaaatgaaaaacctaGAATCCAGAACATTATATACCTTCCTTTTTTTGCAGTGCCCTCACAATGTCCACAAGCTGGATGGCTACATGTGTGATAACAGTCAGGTAAGGGatagtttataaaatgttttagggTTTGCAGCTCACATAGTCTTTATTACTGGTCTTTCATTTTCTCAGGGCCGATGTTATGGTGGAAGATGCAGGACTCGTGATGGACAGTGTCAGGGACTGTGGGGTTACAGTAAGTACAGAAACCTTTCACCAGGGAATATTTGTGttctattatttaatttttcttacgataaattaaaaatatgtttgtttgacCTCCCAGATTCAGCGGACAGATTTTGTTATGAAAAGCTAAATGCTGAGGGGACGGAAAAAGGCAACTGTGGACCGAGTCCCGAAGGCCAGGGCTGGCTGCAGTGCAACAAGCCGTGAGTTGTGCATCTTTGATTCCcttcacttgtgtttttgtgcaaaaaaattGCGGGTTTACTTtattctgctgctttttgtgCAAATGGATATTTTTCTACTTTGATTTTAGTCTACAATGTCTCGAAAGGTTaatactgcttttatttaaaggtttttacatAATTCCATCAAAAGTAATAATTAATTTGCACTGCTAATTATTTTGATGTGCTACGTCTATGAGTAGCTAAAGCAGCACCCAGTCACCAAACATTAATGAATCATCTAAACCTTAATAAATCCATCCATTACCTGGATCAGCTTATCCAATGTGAGTccgggggggctggagcctagtGATTGGACTAGAGGTGGGGTACAAACTGGGCAGATTgccagtctatcgcagggccacagagagacatacacagacagacagccattcgCACTCCTAAGAGCAATTTTGGGTGGAAACCAAAagcccacgcaagcacggggagaacatccaaactccacacccacaaccttctagctgtgaggcgggaACACTTatcactccaccactgtggTGCCCCACATTATTAAATCATCAAcattaaattgttaaattatcaactatcatttattttttcctctctagGGATGTTTTATGTGGCTTCTTGTTCTGTGCAAATGTGACTATGAAGCCAAAGTTTGGAGACCTGCAGGGGGAGGTGACCAGCTTCACCCTCTACCACCAGAACAAGTACCTGGACTGCAAGTAAGTGAGTTGCATATCTATAATGTGCTGGGACGAGTAGGAAAATGAGAATACCGTGTCCATAAATGTCTATATTTCTCGTACTTCACTCAGAGGGGGACATGCTCTGCTAGAGGACGGCTCAGATCTGGGCTATGTAGAAGAGGGCACGCCCTGTGGTCCCAACATGATGTGTTTGGAGCGACGATGCCTACCTGTGGCAGCATTCAATCTCAGCACTTGTCCAGGATCCAACTTTGGGTGGATCTGTTCTGACCATGGGGTAAAAGTCACTGTGAAACTCCAATatcaaaaaacatctaatacaaaacatataatGGTTAATAATGGGCAAATGAAACTGTTTAGAATCAGATTCAGCTTTATTGACCGAGTATGCTAACACATACAAGGAATTTACTTATGGGCATCAGTAGCTCTCAAAGATGTGTTTAGTCTTTGTGTTGGGGTCCAGTGATTGAGTATTAGCTTGTccagtgtgtacagtacagcagCAATATAGCAGCAAACATGAGGTCAGCTGTTAATGACTTTCCAAACTACATGTTGAAATACTGTTGAATCAACAGATGTACAGTATCTACAAGTCAACAAATTCAATCTTACTGGCACCATAagtaattttaatttatcacTATGCTCGTCCCTATTAGCAGGCATCGCACTTGATTTTCGTCTCTCCAAATCTCTCCCACAGACTTGCAGCAATGAGGTGAAATGTATCTGTGACAGAGACTATACAGGGAAGGACTGCAGTGTCTTTGATCCCATCCCTGAGCCTACAGTCCCGACGGGTCCTGAGAAAAAAGGTCCATAGCCCCTCTGACAGTGCCTatgcttctctttctgtctgactCTCATACCCCTCTCATAGTCTCTTTCATCATCACTGTAGCTTCTTTGTTTACTGAAGCAGAGCACAAAAtcctcaaacacaaacaagggTTCACCTGATAACTGTGAGAAAGTTAAAATGGGAATTTAGAccaagcaatgttttttttctgccgtTTGCTGGTTTCAATGTTGggaatgtgtgggtgtgtgttgaGACACGTTTATTCATTAGAACATATGTGCATGTACAGTTTgatagtgtatgtgtgttagtgtggtagtactgtatgtgttgcaTAGTAAGTGAATGTCTTCCTTACTTTCTTGCAGTCTGCCATTGACACAGAACAATTGAGCAGCTGCTCTCATAGGGCCAAAAAAGCCAAATCCACCCTGAGCAAGAGGGTGTCCAGCTGAAAGCAGGACAGGGGGAATGAgaacaaagtaataaaacactctctcctttgtttttttataaccGTTTTCTCCCTGACCTCCCTCGCTCACCCGCCTGTTCTCCCACCTCCACCCCACGTGCTGGtttcctcctctttcccttcatctctctttctctgtctgcaggTATCTTGCCATCtacctttctctctttctctagtTGATGTCGTTGATGTACAGTGTTGATGCTGTCctctgatgtgtgtttttttagtggtgttgttttgtttctgcccctcctcttcctcctactcctcctccGCACCCTTCCTCCCCCCTCCTTCCTCTGCGCAGGTCCCAGTGGCACCAATATCATAATAGGGTCCATCGCAGGTGCTATTCTCCTGGCAGCTATAGTCCTAGGGGGAACAGGATGGGGATTTAAGTAAGAGTTCTGGCATGCCTTTGTGTACCTGTCTGCTTCAACCTTAAGGACCCCCTGCCCTACCACTCTCAACCCTATAATATAGATGCTCATTTGCAAGTCATCGCCCGACCCAGGGAGGGGAACTGGGGAGTCGAGCTTGAGACATGCTAATGCTTGAACTTCTTTTGGCGTTAAActccaaaacaaaaactccagcGGTTTTGTTTGCGCTAATGAAATCTTTAATGAGATCCCCCCTCCATCCTGCACCTTTCCTTCCCTTTTCTCCACTTGCAAGCCCAGAGTTTTGCAGTACTGCTAAGACAGCACTGAGATGCTTTGTTCTGCCAGGAACCACTGCAACACTTCTTTGGAAGTTCCCCCTATTTGCAGTTTTCTCCTAACCCATCTCCAATGCGCAGCCTCTATTTAGTGATGAAAACTTCATGGTTACAGTGGATTAACTTCAGTAATTTTTTTAGTATATTCTACCTATGGTGCTCTTGTAGCCTGCATTATCCTGTTTTCCTCCTTTAGGCAATATCCTAACCCCATATGCCTTTGCTGAACTGCTTCTTCTGCACTGATCTACCTGTGCATGTTTACTATTCATCCCTTATACTCTGACCTAAAAGGACTACTCTTACTTCACTTGCACATTTCATCCATTACAAAGTTGTTGCCAATGAAAAGCCTGGTTAATTGAAAAGCAAATACTTAATGACCACAGTATCGGTCCTTTTAGGGTCAGAGGTaagtgtctgtgcatgtgtgcatgagcTGTTAGCAGGAAGTTTTTTCTTCCTAGTCAAACCTCTGGCTTTTAGCTTTAATGTAATAGTGTCTGGTGGGACCCCTCAGACTTATTGGGGCTGAGAGGTTTGGTCAACTGTAGACCTGCTGCATGTAATGTCATTTTTACAATATGGCAAGAGGGGTTTTGTAAAGGACTGGTATAATGGATTGAATGACTGGCAATGAGTCATTGTTTCATTCATGTTTGTTGCTGTTATAGTAAAGccaacataaaagaaaataatacaaatattttgtcaTGTCAAGCTTTTCTATGCTTCagttatttaaaatgcagaattatgtttttcttgtgcAGCTATTCTGTTCTTGCTTATTTGCCTGTTAAATTGTATTCAAGCTCTAATGCAGACCATCAGCTTAATAACATGCTTCTAaagttgttttccttttgtcattTATATGTCCTAACGTTTTGTCTTCTCCCTTGATGTGTGCTCATTGGATGCAGGAACATTCGGAGAGGAAGGTATAAGCTTGTAGAGTGATGTCCTGTCCATATAGTCCACTCCTCCTTCACTCAGCATGGCTCGTTACTCCTTTATCCACCATCTGAAGATCATTCTTTGTTCATTCCCACAGAGCACCACCCTCACCGTGCATCTCACTGCTTCCTTTGCTCAAAAGCTGCATCCTAGTTCAGTTTAAAAAACTGCTCATCCCTTCTCACAGTGCCATATAATTTCTTTTATCATTGtaaagtgaatgtttttttaaaccatcttAATCATAATCATCTGAGTAACCATCCAGATCTGTTTTTCCTTCtgcttttccttctgtttttaaaatgtgtttttatttctttcagatCTGGTGGAGGATAagatctctgtctctctgtctttgtgtcctGTCAACTCCTGTCTTCCTGCTCACACTGTGTCGTTTCCACATCGGGGAAGaggggaacaaaaaaaaaaaaaaaaaaaaaaagtcttccaCTCCTGTCCCAAAATTTCCAAACTTCTTCCGATACCGTTTCCTCCACACACTCCCGTCTGCTCCTTCCGTCTGTCCTCCTGCCGAGCTCCGTCCTCTTCTGGCCATGTGGAGCTCCTCTCACCACACCAGCCAAATCATATTTTTGTGGCTGCTGACAGCAGGCCTCTGAGCATTGTGTCCAGGCCACACCTAGAGCAAGCAGGTGGCTCTGCCTGTGGGAAACACTGGGATGTTCCTCCAGTCTGGTGGCTCTCAGAATGCTTGCGTACCTCCAATCCTCACATCTCGCACAGTCTGATAAAGAACATATCATCGGTGGACCAATTTACAAAGAGACATGTCTTTCCAATGCCTGCCTGCACACTCTTACCTGGTCAACTTGAGCCCATAGCTGAGCACAGACGGGCCTGAAATAATGTAACAGAGCTgaattttctccttttttctgaAAGGAGAAGGATCTGAGGCTTGATTTCTCCAGTGCGAGGCCTTGACTAGGTGCGTCTTAAAATGGACACTGATGTTTGGACTCTTGTTAGCATGCTTTCCAAAGACAGACTGAGGAAGGACTGATGATCATATAGAGATTGTGTTTATGTTCATTGTTACACGTTCTTAACTTGAGGCATCGTACCCATACTGACATGTTTTCCAGGTACAAAAAGGGGGGCTAGGTTTAATGGTTTTGGGATCATTTTCAAACACTGAAGTTTGAAGCAGCAGAGACCGTAACTTAGTGTTTTCAACCACAGACCGACTCACATACATTCCACAATATCCGTCTGTGTGCCTACACACCACTTTTAGGCCCAAAGTTTGCACGCTTGAAAGGATTATTCTGTATGTCTGTTGCATGAGTGAGTGTATGAGTGAAAGGGATTTCTAAAGAAGGgaagaatgtatgtgtgtttacatcagtgTTGTGGGCAGTTGTGTCAACGTACTCCTCCTATCACAGATAGGTAGGTTGGTTTCTTACCTCTAGAGGAGCATCTCTTTCTACAAACGACTGTGTGCTGCAGCCATTGTACCATTAAGGCAGCACATTATTAAAGAATCCAACACTTTTTATGTCattaattcacaaaaaaacGAGCACTAGCCAACTGTACGCACACCTATTTGTAAATATGTTCTAGATAAATTGAATGTTAAATGCACTGTATGaagatttatttaaagctaCGTTAAAATACTGAGTTTTATCTGTTTCAGCAAACATATAGCTATCTGTTTCTTGACATGACCTGCATCTACAAATCTGTTCTGTAGTCAACACTGTCCATGCATCTTTGAATGTGGTGACACAGGTAATCTGCCCCTCTCGCCATCTCTCTTATTCCAGTGTTCACTGAAATGTCATGAACCTTTTGTACATTTGTTGATAGCCCTGTGCCCTGGGTGAATGCCTCAGCCCAGAGACTTTGTAAGAATCCCCCTGTAAATGAGATTAAAGAGATCTAGTCTGTGGTTGAGAAGGCAGCTTGCCtaataatgtttgtgtgtgtttgtgtgtgagatcaGTTTGGTTTGTTAAAGCTTTGCGCTTCAGCAGATGCACTGATTTTACTACAGCATGTACAGAGGTGGTATTAAATAGaatctgattatttttaaatcaaggggaaaaagagaaaatgagatgCTTCTTAACCTACATTTTACATACTATCTTTCtgaattgaaattaaatgaaagaaacaaactgAGGTTTGTAGAGGAAATGAAATtaagggaaaataaaatagcaaacCGTGAAACCACACCTTTAACTCTCACACCTCGCTATCATTTTTATGTCCTTATAAGATGGTTAGACTGGAGAGTTTTATACTATGGTTTTCTATGGGTATTAGgcaaacagcatttatttagtgacaaaaagtaaaaaagtatattaaaaatttattttaattacaagctAATTATTATAACAACCCAGTCTGTGGTTGAAAAACTGTTCAGCATAAGAAAAGCTACATGTCCCCTTCTTTGTACCACAGCAGAGAGGTATTTAgctttcattaaataaaaactgtagaaAAGTAATTCACACGTATCAGCATAGAGTACAGGCTAATGACTGACAATAAAAATACCAGTTTTAAAAGGCTGATTACAGCCAAGACAGAATGTCAATCTCTGATTAACATGATGGAGTCCTTTGTATTTTGCTGTTGGCCATAAAAGCATATCTGTGTGCGAATTGTGCTTTTTCTGATAGGTCACTATGTTTGGTATGTTGAGCTGAATGAGTAAATCTTCTGCTCATGGATGAAGACAGATGTCACACTGCAACCTCTCCAGTGTCCCACTTAGTTTTGGGTTCCTGCCACCAATCAGCCAGGAAGGACTCCTCGTAGTCTCCAATCCCCTCAAAATCAACGTCAGGACGCTCTGAGGGAGAGGTGGCCATTTCTTCCGGACTTACTATGCCctaaatgttgaaataaaacacacttagTTAAGCAAACACCGATCTTGTTATCTTACTTTCAAAACTGATTCTTTTTCCTTCCTGTGCCTATAATTCTGTCACTTGCGCACCCTGTGATTCCGCCTCAAGTTTCACACATCCCTGTCAGTTCCAGGCAGTCTGCAGAGCTGGGAGGGGCTGACCTGAGTTAAATTGATGCAGCACAGCCTCAGATCCAACACCTCCCAGCCACATACCACACACTGCCAGCAACAAACACAGCCCCCTCCAGATTTCTCTACTGCAATCTTCacccttctttctctcccttttaaTCCTGAGCCTTTGTCTTCCATAATCTCAACATCAGCCTGCATTTAGTCCACAAAAGTGTATATCtcatatattttacaatattttgataaacttaaaaaataaggACACAGACTCCAACTTGATCAATCGATGCAGCTGTTACtgagcaaagtgtgtgtgtgagtgtgtgtcttagTGTGTCAGTTAATACCTTAGTGTCTAGTCACAGACAGTTTATATTTGATCTCCTGAGGTTTAAAGATGTCTGTCCCTGAAACCTCAGTCGCCACCTTAGCAAAAAAGAGGCTGAAAGAATTTTGTTTGTGTCGTTCAAAAAAATCTAAGTGATGTCCTATAACGCTGAAATGCTCGTCAGATAAAAGCAGCACAAGTAAATACCAATGTctgagtcatttaaaaaaatatgtgatgTGATGATATGTGATTAAGTAGAACATGTGCTTTACTCTGTGAATATAGAACGGTATGTCTGCTCTGTAAATCACATCCCACAGACTCATATTCTTCACCAAGTCCaacaaatttgataaaaaaaaaaaaaaaaaacagcacaaaaaggCAACATTAGTCGTAAGAGGTAAATGTAACTTTTGATGGACCACGCAGCTGCAGTAGAAACATACCTCATCATCTGTTTGCAGGTAGTTCTGTGCAAACTCCAGCATCTCTTTCTGTTTGGTTGTCTGGTTAAAATACCTCAAGGCCTCCTGAAAAACAAAGGTGACATCAACTCTTGTGTTTACCTGAGCAGCaggcaagaaaaaaacaactgctttACAGTTGTAAAGCAGTTGTGCTAAACAACACAGTTTGCCTTTCTTCCTTTTGTtgccagcttttttttttttttttttgccttgaaGTATTAAGAGCAGCAGCAAATTTCTTTGAAACTGGGGCAGAATCACCAGGCAAAGAAGTTTATGGGCCAGTCTACAGCTGGGGCAACTTTAACAGCTGCCAACACTACACCAAGAAAAAGTCTGTCTTTACACAAATATGAGTCTGTAATCACCACCCTGAGATTGTGTTAACGCCAAAACCGCTTTTTGCTATAGGTTTCCTGCCTTGGTTTACTACAGAGTGTGTGAACTTTGCTATCACTTTATGCTGCCTCTAAACTACGTCAGTTGAGCTTCTGGTTCAACCACTAAAGAGCTGGAAGTAAAAATGGATGAAGAGTAACAAAGTCTTCACTCACAGGCCGAGGTTCAAAGTCACTTTCCTCGAGTCCCCACTGCTCCCGGTAAAAGCGATAGTATGCTACATTTTGCTGCATCACCTGGTCTTTCGAGTCAAACAGCATGTAACTGGCTGCACAAGGTGCAGCATTCTTTACATCATTCACTGTAAAGCATCAAAAAATGATCCAAGTTAATTGCTTAACTGAATCACAGCATATTCTTAAAGTAAGACAGTTTTAGTCAAGAGTTCTTACGTTTATAATAAGAAAACTGGAGGTAGTGATACATGGTGGCTACAAACTTCTCCACCAAGAAGCCTCCAACACTGGGTGTCAGGTGTTCCTCGCATTTCACTTTACATTTCAACACatcagtgtagagatctaatgGAGGCAGgaaggagaaaacaacaaaaaacaaacacattaatttCTGATCTTAAATATGCTAACTGAGCCAAAACTGCTCTGCTCTCACCTGCCAGAGTTGGATAGAAGTCTTTAAACTCTAAGATCTCATATGAGCCCTCACAGCCCATTAAGCAGAGGTTGTATATTTCAAAGTACTGTTTGAGGGCCTGCTCCATGTGTCGGGCGCTGCTGCTGAAGTCCCCGCTGTTATAGAGCATCACACTCTTCAGGAACACACTCtggataaaaatatataataagttACAATCTGAGTAGGATTTCTTTCTTTGACACAGTGTGCCAGTGTTAGGATACAAACTTCATACGGCTGCTCCTCGTGGTCGATGAGATATTCTTCCACATCAAACAGCGTCTTGTAGTAGTTcatgttcttggtcaaatatggaTCTTCTGGATTCTTCTTCAGGAAGGTGTGAGCTGCTGCCACAGCCTTCTCCAAGTTGTTAAGCTGAGGATGAATAGacagttttaaaaatggattTCACAGACTGTGACTGTTTTAGAGgtttctaaatataaaacaccAGATGTCTCTAACtggcacaaagaaaaaaaagcagctccTGTCATAACCACTGCACACTGAATAATACGACCCCTGACCCCTGTGTCACCGATATCATTATTTCGTGCTGGATCAATGACTACAAAATGAATGCGGTGCTGTACGTTGACCATAGATGTAGACACATGAAgcatgtgtatgtatgagtTTGTGACGAATTGACATGATCCATCTTTTCATGATGACAAATGCATGAGTAATTAAGTCATGTAAGTCCTATGTGGATCCTTAGATTCACATTCATTGAGAGGTTCACCACTTTGATTCACGATTTAAGGTAAACCCCCCAAAATTTTTCTCCAAAGAATTTGATGCCACTGACACACCTTGAGCTCATGAAGAATGACAGTGGGACTTAAGGAGTTTCTGTTAGTGACTTTCCTATTTAACAATTGAACCGATAGGTTGAATCTTTTGCTGACAGTGTGAGAAGGATCagacaacaataaacaaaaagattttacCCACACGTTCAGGAC includes these proteins:
- the LOC137100510 gene encoding disintegrin and metalloproteinase domain-containing protein 11-like isoform X1, which produces MFSRFTLDPRHHFSRVFLVFFHLSIGRVRDILRLSRWFNPGEYVKIMLVVWCFMVFAAVGERLAVSGVDRSLVQDGDMWGWSTLAGHPDSRDSATEVTYPKRLVQQIKSEEEMAHDYLDTRVKNSTGETSPIHLAQSIFQVEAFGQTFTLEMELNHHLLSSEYVERHFNQDGRPLQSVGGEHCYYQGRLRGLTDSWAAVSTCHGLCGMFSDGFFSYGIEPIHNGSNQDDGAHLIRRMPDIRIPPHCPDCAEDNEWDSRGGDDDDKRPDQMKEQQVSGGLRRSKRFVRKPSVQSETKYIELMVVNDNDMFVQLRLSSSQTKNFAKAVVNMADAIYKEQLNTRIVLVAMETWTSKNMMPVVEDPLITLQNFMKYRKDNIKEMSDVVHLFSGRTFHSSRSGTAYTGGVCSLGRGGGINEYGNVGAMAITLCQSLGQNIGMRWNNVRNSAGDCRCPDSWLGCIMEDTGYYLPRKFSRCSADEYIQFLLQGGGSCLFNKPNKLLDPPECGNGFVETGEECDCGSQVECARSGGACCKKCTLTHDAMCSNGLCCSGCKYEQRGVVCRDAVNDCDIPETCTGDSSQCPHNVHKLDGYMCDNSQGRCYGGRCRTRDGQCQGLWGYNSADRFCYEKLNAEGTEKGNCGPSPEGQGWLQCNKPDVLCGFLFCANVTMKPKFGDLQGEVTSFTLYHQNKYLDCKGGHALLEDGSDLGYVEEGTPCGPNMMCLERRCLPVAAFNLSTCPGSNFGWICSDHGTCSNEVKCICDRDYTGKDCSVFDPIPEPTVPTGPEKKGTFGEEDLVEDKISVSLSLCPVNSCLPAHTVSFPHRGRGEQKKKKKKKVFHSCPKISKLLPIPFPPHTPVCSFRLSSCRAPSSSGHVELLSPHQPNHIFVAADSRPLSIVSRPHLEQAGGSACGKHWDVPPVWWLSECLRTSNPHISHSLIKNISSVDQFTKRHVFPMPACTLLPGQLEPIAEHRRA
- the p3h4 gene encoding endoplasmic reticulum protein SC65 translates to MMLLQSLCLVFLFPALLEAQYEKYSFKSFPQKDIMPLDSAYSYALEQYAAQNWKESIKFLELSLRLHRLLRDSEAFCSLNCSSVSRDNDTLFADSSLRIMRHILLRAACLKKCKADFPVFNLSYPRRDLLEKFEKRIPYQYIQYAYYQLNNLEKAVAAAHTFLKKNPEDPYLTKNMNYYKTLFDVEEYLIDHEEQPYESVFLKSVMLYNSGDFSSSARHMEQALKQYFEIYNLCLMGCEGSYEILEFKDFYPTLADLYTDVLKCKVKCEEHLTPSVGGFLVEKFVATMYHYLQFSYYKLNDVKNAAPCAASYMLFDSKDQVMQQNVAYYRFYREQWGLEESDFEPRPEALRYFNQTTKQKEMLEFAQNYLQTDDEGIVSPEEMATSPSERPDVDFEGIGDYEESFLADWWQEPKTKWDTGEVAV